In the genome of Palaemon carinicauda isolate YSFRI2023 chromosome 15, ASM3689809v2, whole genome shotgun sequence, one region contains:
- the LOC137654153 gene encoding protein FAM200C-like has protein sequence MMHTARDKVAAFKSKIQLYQKRVQDGDITFFTEMMTLLGSMPDAECSFREEISTHLLAVNDAIESYFPGLNDRCTDAWIYRPFSVKDSAISDTDVAVKVEFYQIREDSQLKVDFAEQELPTFWAKVKDYCPILSMRALTMFIQSSLTYRCEVGFSAMVALKTKARNWLVIDADTRCCLSNTGPRFDRLMAAKQFQPSH, from the coding sequence ATGATGCACACAGCTCGGGACAAAGTGGCAGCGTTCAAGTCTAAGATTCAACTTTACCAGAAAAGAGTTCAGGACGGTGACATCACTTTCTTCACGGAGATGATGACTCTCCTGGGTTCTATGCCAGATGCTGAATGTAGTTTCCGTGAGGAAATCTCCACTCATCTTTTGGCAGTAAATGACGCCATCGAAAGTTACTTTCCAGGACTAAACGACCGCTGTACTGATGCGTGGATCTATAGACCCTTTTCAGTAAAGGATAGTGCCATCAGTGATACTGATGTTGCTGTTAaggtagaattttatcaaattcgtgaggattctcagcttaaagtcgattttgccgaacaagagctcccaacattttgggcaaaagtgaaggactactgtcctaTTCTCTCGATGCGTGCATTAACCATGTTCATTCAGTCATCGTTAACCTACCGGTGCGAGGTTGGATTCTCAGCAATGGTTGCACTGAAAACGAAGGCACGCAATTGGCTTGTCATCGATGCTGACACGAGGTGTTGCCTATCGAACACTGGTCCTcgctttgatagacttatggctgcaaaacaatttcaaccatcacactga